In the Pungitius pungitius chromosome 5, fPunPun2.1, whole genome shotgun sequence genome, one interval contains:
- the bicdl1 gene encoding BICD family-like cargo adapter 1 isoform X4, with product MSTFCLDLQTSAVVSAPLELDSDCMDPRPGAAGAPEPGRGFQGHPLRHAGSGGLGMALEEELAMLTGERDDQEELSGPETPPVGHSADLLSLLRRKEKDLVLAAKLGKALLERNQDLTEQYEKMHKDLNEKLEHLEQEKHELRRRLESREGEWDGRVSELETDVQQLQGELELHQVQLRETDRDKTKAVSELSEQNHRLLEQLSRAAEVERQLSTQVHSLRDDFREKSMSTSQHMTRLETLQAEQGLEIKMLSERKMELEHRVHAVLEENELLQSTVDDLRERTLVLERQSHRKDLQLRQSQLELREVQVAHRQLSARLEELTEEQSLHSLTPHPSSLLCEIEQSMEQEEQEQEREQLRLQLWEAYCEVRSLCSHLRGNDLTDSALSTDSSMDESSETSSAKDVPTGSLHAGLLELRRLTQNLLDGNESTGSRRSDEEALEEQLRKLGEELREVRELYATEQDKARSRVEDALQLHNQMALLSVEMCSLREDNERMRTMAEAREPSEQLQTAIRDRDDAIAKKKAVEMELAKCKIDIMSLNSQLLDAIQQKLNLSQQLEAWQFASSGLFTVWLLWFLI from the exons ATGTCCACTTTCTGCCTCGATCTGCAGACCTCCGCCGTGGTTTCAGCACCACTGGAGCTGGACAGCGACTGCATGGACCCGCGGCCCGGCGCCGCCGGCGCTCCGGAGCCGGGCCGCGGCTTTCAGGGTCACCCGCTGCGGCACGCCGGCTCCGGAGGCCTCGGCATGGCCTTGGAGGAGGAACTGGCCATGCTCACCGGGGAGCGGGACGACCAGGAGGAGCTGTCGGGACCGGAGACGCCCCCGGTGGGGCACAGCGCGGACTTGCTGTCGCTCCTCCGTCGGAAGGAGAAAGACTTGGTTTTAGCTGCTAAACTCGGCAAAGCGTTGCTGGAGAGAAACCAAGACTTGACCGAGCAATATGAGAAAATGCACAAAGATCTCAACGAGAAATTAGAG CACTTGGAGCAGGAGAAGCATGAGTTGCGGCGGCGCCTGGAGAGCCGAGAGGGGGAGTGGGACGGCCGCGTGTCGGAGCTGGAGACGGacgtccagcagctgcagggtGAGCTGGAGCTCCACCAGGTCCAGCTgagggagacggacagagacaaGACCAAGGCGGTCAGCGAGCTCTCCGAACAGAACCACCGGTTGCTGGAGCAACTCAGCAGG GCTGCAGAGGTGGAGAGGCAGCTGTCCACTCAGGTCCACTCACTACGGGACGACTTCAGGGAGAAGAGCATGTCCACGAGCCAGCACATGACTCGACTAGAGACTCTACAGGCCGAG CAAGGGCTAGAA ATTAAGATGCTGtcagagaggaagatggagcTGGAGCACCGGGTGCACGCCGTGCTGGAGGAGAACGAGCTGCTGCAGAGCACCGTCGACGACCTCCGAGAGAGGACGCTGGTGTTGGAGAGACAGTCTCACCGGAAGGACCTACAG TTGCGGCAGAGCCAGCTGGAGCTCCGGGAGGTCCAGGTGGCCCACAGGCAGCTGAGCGCTCGGCTGgaggagctgacggaggagcAGAGCCTCCACAGTCTCACCCCGCACCCGTCCAGCCTGCTGTGCGAGATAGAGCAGAgcatggagcaggaggagcaggagcaggagagggagcag CTGCGTCTTCAGCTGTGGGAGGCCTACTGCGAGGTCCGCTCGCTCTGCTCCCACCTGCGGGGCAACGACCTCACGGACTCGGCGCTGTCCACCGATTCTTCCATGGACGAGTCGTCGGAGACGTCCTCGGCCAAAGACGTGCCTACCGGGAGCCTCCACGCGGGCCTGCTGGAGCTACGGAGGCTCACGCAGAATCTGCTGGACGGCAACGAGTCCACG GGCTCGCGGCGCAGCGACGAGGAggctctggaggagcagctgaggaagCTGGGAGAGGAGCTGAGGGAGGTCAGGGAGCTGTACGCCACTGAGCAGGACAAAGCGCGCAGCCGCGTGGAGGATGCGCTACAGCTGCACAATCAG ATGGCGCTGCTCTCTGTGGAGATGTGTTCCCTCCGGGAGGACAACGAGAGGATGAGGACCATGGCCGAGGCCCGAGAACCCAGCGAGCAGCTGCAGACCGCCATCAGAGACAGAGACGACGCCATCGCCAA GAAGAAGGCGGTGGAGATGGAGCTGGCCAAGTGTAAAATAGACATCATGTCTCTGAATAGCCAGCTCCTGGACGCCATCCAGCAGAAGCTCAACCTGTCGCAGCAGCTGGAGGCGTGGCAG TTTGCCTCCTCAGGGCTCTTTACTGTTTGGCTCTTGTGGTTTCTGATCTAG
- the bicdl1 gene encoding BICD family-like cargo adapter 1 isoform X1, producing the protein MSTFCLDLQTSAVVSAPLELDSDCMDPRPGAAGAPEPGRGFQGHPLRHAGSGGLGMALEEELAMLTGERDDQEELSGPETPPVGHSADLLSLLRRKEKDLVLAAKLGKALLERNQDLTEQYEKMHKDLNEKLEHLEQEKHELRRRLESREGEWDGRVSELETDVQQLQGELELHQVQLRETDRDKTKAVSELSEQNHRLLEQLSRAAEVERQLSTQVHSLRDDFREKSMSTSQHMTRLETLQAEQGLEIKMLSERKMELEHRVHAVLEENELLQSTVDDLRERTLVLERQSHRKDLQLRQSQLELREVQVAHRQLSARLEELTEEQSLHSLTPHPSSLLCEIEQSMEQEEQEQEREQLRLQLWEAYCEVRSLCSHLRGNDLTDSALSTDSSMDESSETSSAKDVPTGSLHAGLLELRRLTQNLLDGNESTGSRRSDEEALEEQLRKLGEELREVRELYATEQDKARSRVEDALQLHNQMALLSVEMCSLREDNERMRTMAEAREPSEQLQTAIRDRDDAIAKKKAVEMELAKCKIDIMSLNSQLLDAIQQKLNLSQQLEAWQDDMHRVIDQQLMDKYQDEWRSAPAPLSGPSRAHGAQSSRRAHRISDRDKRLFSFFKKN; encoded by the exons ATGTCCACTTTCTGCCTCGATCTGCAGACCTCCGCCGTGGTTTCAGCACCACTGGAGCTGGACAGCGACTGCATGGACCCGCGGCCCGGCGCCGCCGGCGCTCCGGAGCCGGGCCGCGGCTTTCAGGGTCACCCGCTGCGGCACGCCGGCTCCGGAGGCCTCGGCATGGCCTTGGAGGAGGAACTGGCCATGCTCACCGGGGAGCGGGACGACCAGGAGGAGCTGTCGGGACCGGAGACGCCCCCGGTGGGGCACAGCGCGGACTTGCTGTCGCTCCTCCGTCGGAAGGAGAAAGACTTGGTTTTAGCTGCTAAACTCGGCAAAGCGTTGCTGGAGAGAAACCAAGACTTGACCGAGCAATATGAGAAAATGCACAAAGATCTCAACGAGAAATTAGAG CACTTGGAGCAGGAGAAGCATGAGTTGCGGCGGCGCCTGGAGAGCCGAGAGGGGGAGTGGGACGGCCGCGTGTCGGAGCTGGAGACGGacgtccagcagctgcagggtGAGCTGGAGCTCCACCAGGTCCAGCTgagggagacggacagagacaaGACCAAGGCGGTCAGCGAGCTCTCCGAACAGAACCACCGGTTGCTGGAGCAACTCAGCAGG GCTGCAGAGGTGGAGAGGCAGCTGTCCACTCAGGTCCACTCACTACGGGACGACTTCAGGGAGAAGAGCATGTCCACGAGCCAGCACATGACTCGACTAGAGACTCTACAGGCCGAG CAAGGGCTAGAA ATTAAGATGCTGtcagagaggaagatggagcTGGAGCACCGGGTGCACGCCGTGCTGGAGGAGAACGAGCTGCTGCAGAGCACCGTCGACGACCTCCGAGAGAGGACGCTGGTGTTGGAGAGACAGTCTCACCGGAAGGACCTACAG TTGCGGCAGAGCCAGCTGGAGCTCCGGGAGGTCCAGGTGGCCCACAGGCAGCTGAGCGCTCGGCTGgaggagctgacggaggagcAGAGCCTCCACAGTCTCACCCCGCACCCGTCCAGCCTGCTGTGCGAGATAGAGCAGAgcatggagcaggaggagcaggagcaggagagggagcag CTGCGTCTTCAGCTGTGGGAGGCCTACTGCGAGGTCCGCTCGCTCTGCTCCCACCTGCGGGGCAACGACCTCACGGACTCGGCGCTGTCCACCGATTCTTCCATGGACGAGTCGTCGGAGACGTCCTCGGCCAAAGACGTGCCTACCGGGAGCCTCCACGCGGGCCTGCTGGAGCTACGGAGGCTCACGCAGAATCTGCTGGACGGCAACGAGTCCACG GGCTCGCGGCGCAGCGACGAGGAggctctggaggagcagctgaggaagCTGGGAGAGGAGCTGAGGGAGGTCAGGGAGCTGTACGCCACTGAGCAGGACAAAGCGCGCAGCCGCGTGGAGGATGCGCTACAGCTGCACAATCAG ATGGCGCTGCTCTCTGTGGAGATGTGTTCCCTCCGGGAGGACAACGAGAGGATGAGGACCATGGCCGAGGCCCGAGAACCCAGCGAGCAGCTGCAGACCGCCATCAGAGACAGAGACGACGCCATCGCCAA GAAGAAGGCGGTGGAGATGGAGCTGGCCAAGTGTAAAATAGACATCATGTCTCTGAATAGCCAGCTCCTGGACGCCATCCAGCAGAAGCTCAACCTGTCGCAGCAGCTGGAGGCGTGGCAG GACGACATGCACCGAGTGATCGACCAGCAGTTGATGGACAAGTACCAGGACGAGTGGCGCtcggcccccgcccccctgtcgGGCCCGTCGAGGGCGCACGGCGCCCAGTCCTCCAGGCGAGCTCACCGCATCTCCGACCGGGACAAGagacttttctctttcttcaaaaagaACTGA
- the bicdl1 gene encoding BICD family-like cargo adapter 1 isoform X3, with translation MSTFCLDLQTSAVVSAPLELDSDCMDPRPGAAGAPEPGRGFQGHPLRHAGSGGLGMALEEELAMLTGERDDQEELSGPETPPVGHSADLLSLLRRKEKDLVLAAKLGKALLERNQDLTEQYEKMHKDLNEKLEHLEQEKHELRRRLESREGEWDGRVSELETDVQQLQGELELHQVQLRETDRDKTKAVSELSEQNHRLLEQLSRAAEVERQLSTQVHSLRDDFREKSMSTSQHMTRLETLQAEQGLEIKMLSERKMELEHRVHAVLEENELLQSTVDDLRERTLVLERQSHRKDLQLRQSQLELREVQVAHRQLSARLEELTEEQSLHSLTPHPSSLLCEIEQSMEQEEQEQEREQLRLQLWEAYCEVRSLCSHLRGNDLTDSALSTDSSMDESSETSSAKDVPTGSLHAGLLELRRLTQNLLDGNESTGSRRSDEEALEEQLRKLGEELREVRELYATEQDKARSRVEDALQLHNQMALLSVEMCSLREDNERMRTMAEAREPSEQLQTAIRDRDDAIAKKKAVEMELAKCKIDIMSLNSQLLDAIQQKLNLSQQLEAWQWPFSASVPPSLPLWYPPFFPPLLP, from the exons ATGTCCACTTTCTGCCTCGATCTGCAGACCTCCGCCGTGGTTTCAGCACCACTGGAGCTGGACAGCGACTGCATGGACCCGCGGCCCGGCGCCGCCGGCGCTCCGGAGCCGGGCCGCGGCTTTCAGGGTCACCCGCTGCGGCACGCCGGCTCCGGAGGCCTCGGCATGGCCTTGGAGGAGGAACTGGCCATGCTCACCGGGGAGCGGGACGACCAGGAGGAGCTGTCGGGACCGGAGACGCCCCCGGTGGGGCACAGCGCGGACTTGCTGTCGCTCCTCCGTCGGAAGGAGAAAGACTTGGTTTTAGCTGCTAAACTCGGCAAAGCGTTGCTGGAGAGAAACCAAGACTTGACCGAGCAATATGAGAAAATGCACAAAGATCTCAACGAGAAATTAGAG CACTTGGAGCAGGAGAAGCATGAGTTGCGGCGGCGCCTGGAGAGCCGAGAGGGGGAGTGGGACGGCCGCGTGTCGGAGCTGGAGACGGacgtccagcagctgcagggtGAGCTGGAGCTCCACCAGGTCCAGCTgagggagacggacagagacaaGACCAAGGCGGTCAGCGAGCTCTCCGAACAGAACCACCGGTTGCTGGAGCAACTCAGCAGG GCTGCAGAGGTGGAGAGGCAGCTGTCCACTCAGGTCCACTCACTACGGGACGACTTCAGGGAGAAGAGCATGTCCACGAGCCAGCACATGACTCGACTAGAGACTCTACAGGCCGAG CAAGGGCTAGAA ATTAAGATGCTGtcagagaggaagatggagcTGGAGCACCGGGTGCACGCCGTGCTGGAGGAGAACGAGCTGCTGCAGAGCACCGTCGACGACCTCCGAGAGAGGACGCTGGTGTTGGAGAGACAGTCTCACCGGAAGGACCTACAG TTGCGGCAGAGCCAGCTGGAGCTCCGGGAGGTCCAGGTGGCCCACAGGCAGCTGAGCGCTCGGCTGgaggagctgacggaggagcAGAGCCTCCACAGTCTCACCCCGCACCCGTCCAGCCTGCTGTGCGAGATAGAGCAGAgcatggagcaggaggagcaggagcaggagagggagcag CTGCGTCTTCAGCTGTGGGAGGCCTACTGCGAGGTCCGCTCGCTCTGCTCCCACCTGCGGGGCAACGACCTCACGGACTCGGCGCTGTCCACCGATTCTTCCATGGACGAGTCGTCGGAGACGTCCTCGGCCAAAGACGTGCCTACCGGGAGCCTCCACGCGGGCCTGCTGGAGCTACGGAGGCTCACGCAGAATCTGCTGGACGGCAACGAGTCCACG GGCTCGCGGCGCAGCGACGAGGAggctctggaggagcagctgaggaagCTGGGAGAGGAGCTGAGGGAGGTCAGGGAGCTGTACGCCACTGAGCAGGACAAAGCGCGCAGCCGCGTGGAGGATGCGCTACAGCTGCACAATCAG ATGGCGCTGCTCTCTGTGGAGATGTGTTCCCTCCGGGAGGACAACGAGAGGATGAGGACCATGGCCGAGGCCCGAGAACCCAGCGAGCAGCTGCAGACCGCCATCAGAGACAGAGACGACGCCATCGCCAA GAAGAAGGCGGTGGAGATGGAGCTGGCCAAGTGTAAAATAGACATCATGTCTCTGAATAGCCAGCTCCTGGACGCCATCCAGCAGAAGCTCAACCTGTCGCAGCAGCTGGAGGCGTGGCAG TGGCCTTTCTCAGCTTCCGTACcaccctctcttcctctgtggtacccccccttcttcccccccctcctgccttaG
- the bicdl1 gene encoding BICD family-like cargo adapter 1 isoform X2: protein MSTFCLDLQTSAVVSAPLELDSDCMDPRPGAAGAPEPGRGFQGHPLRHAGSGGLGMALEEELAMLTGERDDQEELSGPETPPVGHSADLLSLLRRKEKDLVLAAKLGKALLERNQDLTEQYEKMHKDLNEKLEHLEQEKHELRRRLESREGEWDGRVSELETDVQQLQGELELHQVQLRETDRDKTKAVSELSEQNHRLLEQLSRAAEVERQLSTQVHSLRDDFREKSMSTSQHMTRLETLQAEIKMLSERKMELEHRVHAVLEENELLQSTVDDLRERTLVLERQSHRKDLQLRQSQLELREVQVAHRQLSARLEELTEEQSLHSLTPHPSSLLCEIEQSMEQEEQEQEREQLRLQLWEAYCEVRSLCSHLRGNDLTDSALSTDSSMDESSETSSAKDVPTGSLHAGLLELRRLTQNLLDGNESTGSRRSDEEALEEQLRKLGEELREVRELYATEQDKARSRVEDALQLHNQMALLSVEMCSLREDNERMRTMAEAREPSEQLQTAIRDRDDAIAKKKAVEMELAKCKIDIMSLNSQLLDAIQQKLNLSQQLEAWQDDMHRVIDQQLMDKYQDEWRSAPAPLSGPSRAHGAQSSRRAHRISDRDKRLFSFFKKN from the exons ATGTCCACTTTCTGCCTCGATCTGCAGACCTCCGCCGTGGTTTCAGCACCACTGGAGCTGGACAGCGACTGCATGGACCCGCGGCCCGGCGCCGCCGGCGCTCCGGAGCCGGGCCGCGGCTTTCAGGGTCACCCGCTGCGGCACGCCGGCTCCGGAGGCCTCGGCATGGCCTTGGAGGAGGAACTGGCCATGCTCACCGGGGAGCGGGACGACCAGGAGGAGCTGTCGGGACCGGAGACGCCCCCGGTGGGGCACAGCGCGGACTTGCTGTCGCTCCTCCGTCGGAAGGAGAAAGACTTGGTTTTAGCTGCTAAACTCGGCAAAGCGTTGCTGGAGAGAAACCAAGACTTGACCGAGCAATATGAGAAAATGCACAAAGATCTCAACGAGAAATTAGAG CACTTGGAGCAGGAGAAGCATGAGTTGCGGCGGCGCCTGGAGAGCCGAGAGGGGGAGTGGGACGGCCGCGTGTCGGAGCTGGAGACGGacgtccagcagctgcagggtGAGCTGGAGCTCCACCAGGTCCAGCTgagggagacggacagagacaaGACCAAGGCGGTCAGCGAGCTCTCCGAACAGAACCACCGGTTGCTGGAGCAACTCAGCAGG GCTGCAGAGGTGGAGAGGCAGCTGTCCACTCAGGTCCACTCACTACGGGACGACTTCAGGGAGAAGAGCATGTCCACGAGCCAGCACATGACTCGACTAGAGACTCTACAGGCCGAG ATTAAGATGCTGtcagagaggaagatggagcTGGAGCACCGGGTGCACGCCGTGCTGGAGGAGAACGAGCTGCTGCAGAGCACCGTCGACGACCTCCGAGAGAGGACGCTGGTGTTGGAGAGACAGTCTCACCGGAAGGACCTACAG TTGCGGCAGAGCCAGCTGGAGCTCCGGGAGGTCCAGGTGGCCCACAGGCAGCTGAGCGCTCGGCTGgaggagctgacggaggagcAGAGCCTCCACAGTCTCACCCCGCACCCGTCCAGCCTGCTGTGCGAGATAGAGCAGAgcatggagcaggaggagcaggagcaggagagggagcag CTGCGTCTTCAGCTGTGGGAGGCCTACTGCGAGGTCCGCTCGCTCTGCTCCCACCTGCGGGGCAACGACCTCACGGACTCGGCGCTGTCCACCGATTCTTCCATGGACGAGTCGTCGGAGACGTCCTCGGCCAAAGACGTGCCTACCGGGAGCCTCCACGCGGGCCTGCTGGAGCTACGGAGGCTCACGCAGAATCTGCTGGACGGCAACGAGTCCACG GGCTCGCGGCGCAGCGACGAGGAggctctggaggagcagctgaggaagCTGGGAGAGGAGCTGAGGGAGGTCAGGGAGCTGTACGCCACTGAGCAGGACAAAGCGCGCAGCCGCGTGGAGGATGCGCTACAGCTGCACAATCAG ATGGCGCTGCTCTCTGTGGAGATGTGTTCCCTCCGGGAGGACAACGAGAGGATGAGGACCATGGCCGAGGCCCGAGAACCCAGCGAGCAGCTGCAGACCGCCATCAGAGACAGAGACGACGCCATCGCCAA GAAGAAGGCGGTGGAGATGGAGCTGGCCAAGTGTAAAATAGACATCATGTCTCTGAATAGCCAGCTCCTGGACGCCATCCAGCAGAAGCTCAACCTGTCGCAGCAGCTGGAGGCGTGGCAG GACGACATGCACCGAGTGATCGACCAGCAGTTGATGGACAAGTACCAGGACGAGTGGCGCtcggcccccgcccccctgtcgGGCCCGTCGAGGGCGCACGGCGCCCAGTCCTCCAGGCGAGCTCACCGCATCTCCGACCGGGACAAGagacttttctctttcttcaaaaagaACTGA